One stretch of Schlesneria sp. DSM 10557 DNA includes these proteins:
- a CDS encoding alpha/beta fold hydrolase: MARVWAGVILGILLASTSPALFAQGAKKHTIEDRDLVTADNFKIKVTYYKSLGGQDAPVIVLLHGKRGTRQQWKTLATDLQQKGDFAVIAVDLRGHGESPFPKKGGLSKNDYQAMVAFDMEAVKDFIMEEHQKKNLNMNKLGIVGSDFSAAVAVLYTELDWGKIPFDDSPTLEGRTPKGQDVQALALISPDATVPGLTVTKSMPVIRALKRPVVIAVSEKNAGDVSAANKIFDLLVVKKDKEKEGDQNDPPYLWKYEANFSGMDLVTRNANLRKHIFEFLTKYVKEHPSEWRDRRSQLERD, from the coding sequence GTGGCCAGAGTGTGGGCTGGAGTGATTCTGGGAATCCTTCTGGCATCAACGTCACCGGCGCTGTTCGCTCAGGGAGCCAAAAAGCACACCATCGAAGACCGTGACCTGGTCACGGCTGACAATTTCAAGATCAAGGTGACTTACTACAAGTCTCTCGGTGGGCAGGATGCGCCGGTCATCGTCCTGCTGCATGGCAAGCGGGGGACCCGCCAGCAGTGGAAAACACTCGCGACCGATCTGCAGCAGAAAGGTGACTTCGCTGTCATCGCCGTCGATCTTCGCGGACATGGTGAGAGCCCCTTTCCGAAAAAGGGAGGACTGAGCAAGAACGACTATCAGGCGATGGTGGCTTTCGATATGGAAGCCGTCAAAGACTTCATCATGGAAGAACACCAGAAGAAGAACCTGAACATGAACAAATTGGGCATCGTGGGTTCCGATTTCAGCGCCGCAGTCGCCGTGCTCTACACGGAACTCGACTGGGGCAAAATTCCTTTCGACGACAGTCCCACTCTGGAGGGGCGAACGCCCAAGGGGCAGGATGTCCAGGCACTCGCTTTGATCTCGCCCGATGCAACCGTCCCCGGCCTGACAGTGACCAAATCGATGCCCGTCATTCGGGCTCTGAAACGACCGGTCGTGATTGCCGTTTCTGAAAAAAATGCAGGTGATGTCTCGGCCGCTAACAAAATTTTTGACCTGCTTGTCGTCAAGAAAGACAAAGAGAAGGAAGGCGACCAGAACGATCCACCGTATCTGTGGAAATACGAAGCAAATTTCAGCGGAATGGATCTCGTTACAAGAAATGCCAACCTCCGCAAGCACATCTTCGAGTTCCTGACCAAGTATGTGAAAGAGCACCCCAGTGAGTGGCGAGACCGTCGAAGTCAGCTCGAACGAGACTGA
- a CDS encoding protein-L-isoaspartate(D-aspartate) O-methyltransferase yields the protein MLHRRGTLTAAGLLALGICVGAGQTAVAQKKDPFREARYFLVSEYVEREGITNERVLESLRQVPRHEFVGPKYRAEAYADAALPIGFKQTISPPFVVAYMTQTIDPQPEDRVLEIGTGSGYQAAVLANLVKEVYSIEIVEPLGKSAAERLSRLKYDNVKTKIGDGYLGWEEYAPFDKIIVTCSPENVPQPLIDQLKEGGRLLVPLGQRYQQVFHQFEKKDGKLEEKKLISTLFVPMTGESEDQRKVKPDPLNPRILNGGFELDENEDGYADHWHYQRQTTLVDIGAPEGKRCLLFSSPESGRLSQGLQAAAIDGTKISALHVRVRYKAEDIRSGREDHEFASVRFHFYDENRRSFDDPVIGPWTGTQEWTTVTKVIAVPLKAREMIVRIGLNGATGKLWVDDLTITPRLR from the coding sequence ATGCTTCACAGACGGGGAACACTGACTGCAGCGGGACTGCTGGCCCTTGGTATTTGCGTAGGAGCAGGCCAGACTGCCGTTGCCCAGAAGAAGGACCCTTTCCGAGAGGCAAGATATTTTCTGGTGAGCGAATACGTTGAACGGGAAGGAATCACGAACGAACGCGTGCTCGAAAGTCTCAGACAGGTTCCTCGTCACGAATTCGTCGGACCCAAATATCGAGCCGAGGCCTACGCCGACGCGGCGCTGCCGATCGGTTTCAAGCAGACCATTTCGCCGCCGTTCGTCGTGGCGTATATGACTCAGACAATTGATCCTCAACCGGAAGATCGCGTTCTCGAGATCGGCACGGGCAGCGGATATCAGGCGGCGGTTCTCGCAAACCTGGTCAAAGAGGTTTATTCGATCGAGATCGTAGAACCACTGGGAAAGTCTGCCGCCGAACGATTGAGTCGCCTCAAATACGACAACGTGAAGACAAAGATCGGCGACGGCTATCTGGGCTGGGAAGAGTACGCCCCCTTCGACAAGATCATCGTGACCTGCTCACCGGAAAACGTTCCGCAGCCCCTCATCGATCAACTAAAAGAAGGAGGCCGTCTGCTGGTGCCTCTTGGTCAGCGCTATCAGCAGGTCTTTCACCAATTTGAAAAGAAAGACGGCAAGCTCGAAGAGAAGAAATTGATCTCCACACTCTTCGTGCCCATGACGGGGGAATCAGAAGATCAACGCAAGGTGAAGCCCGATCCGCTGAACCCACGGATTCTTAACGGAGGCTTCGAACTTGATGAAAACGAGGACGGATACGCCGACCACTGGCACTACCAGCGCCAGACCACCCTGGTCGATATCGGTGCTCCCGAAGGGAAGCGCTGCCTGCTGTTCTCGTCCCCGGAATCGGGACGACTTTCGCAGGGGTTACAGGCAGCCGCGATCGATGGAACCAAGATCAGCGCATTGCATGTTCGCGTTCGGTACAAGGCCGAAGACATTCGAAGTGGCCGTGAGGACCACGAGTTCGCTTCGGTCCGATTTCACTTCTATGATGAAAATCGACGGTCTTTCGATGACCCGGTCATCGGCCCCTGGACGGGAACGCAGGAATGGACCACGGTCACGAAAGTGATCGCAGTCCCCCTCAAAGCCCGCGAAATGATCGTCCGAATTGGTCTGAACGGAGCGACGGGCAAATTGTGGGTCGATGATTTGACGATCACCCCACGGCTGAGATAA